A genome region from Oncorhynchus gorbuscha isolate QuinsamMale2020 ecotype Even-year linkage group LG26, OgorEven_v1.0, whole genome shotgun sequence includes the following:
- the LOC124015346 gene encoding sterile alpha motif domain-containing protein 14-like, whose translation MSATQLEETEHVFDLNEAIPETELLDNSIQKGRAQLSVKARRHRPSRSRFRDSVSSTEGDDSLERKCLDSPLHSVHSPLHSTLRGGSSPSPDSLLSSSSPCPTLRSPVFSFDTSSLRRSPEEGGTGLLATRGRYRQLTNATSQEALVTTPNSSPSKSCPSSDCSPVYIRRARRPDSEVLVSENSRDTSPADPGNNSLIFDKKTKRRFLDLGVTLRRSYVRVRKDKSNRLSMGSRESSESPSRSSGSFVPFSWFTDSARGSVSSGATPPCSPKLVSQDCSPRKSNSQRPHVFIPPHASSGTTADSSSRSSQRYQTLSQSSDEPIDEPLCLVSSWSTQQVCQWLKGLNMEQYISEFTARDIDGEQLLLMDGTKLKGLGVNSSTDRSALKRRIRDIHAAAEKERKALDKLDRQKEKQRKKEQELRKLNTS comes from the exons ATGTCTGCCACACAGCtggaggagacagaacatgtttttg ACCTGAACGAGGCCATCCCAGAGACAGAGCTGCTGGACAACAGCATACAGAAGGGGCGTGCCCAGCTGTCCGTCAAAGCCAGGAGGCACCgcccctctcgctctcgcttCCGAGACAGCGTCAGTTCCACAGAGGGAGATGACAGTCTGGAGAGGAAG TGTCTGGACAGCCCTTTGCACTCCGTCCATTCCCCCCTCCACTCCACCCTGCGAGGAGGCTCCTCCCCATCACCTGATTCGCTCCTCTCCTCGTCCTCCCCTTGTCCCACCTTACGGAGCCCCGTCTTCTCCTTCGACACCTCCTCCTTAAGGCGCTCTCCGGAGGAGGGCGGGACCGGGTTGCTAGCCACTCGGGGGCGGTACCGCCAGCTGACAAATGCCACGTCTCAGGAGGCCCTGGTGACCACGCCCAACAGCTCTCCCTCCAAGTCGTGTCCCAGTTCGGACTGCTCGCCTGTTTACATTCGACGGGCACGACGCCCAGACAGTGAGG TGTTAGTTTCAGAAAACAGTCGAGACACAAGCCCGGCCGACCCCGGCAACAACAGCCTTATCTTCGACAAGAAGACCAAGAGGAGGTTCTTGGACCTGGG GGTCACATTGAGACGCTCCTATGTGAGAGTCAGAAAAGACAAGTCAAACAGACTGTCAATGGGAAGCCG GGAATCATCTGAGAGCCCGTCCAGGTCCTCTGGCTCGTTCGTGCCTTTCTCCTGGTTCACTGACAGCGCCAGGGGCTCTGTGTCCTCCGGGGCAACCCCGCCCTGCTCCCCCAAACTGGTCTCACAGGACTGCAGCCCCCGCAAGTCCAACTCTCAG AGGCCTCATGTGTTTAT TCCCCCCCACGCCTCCAGTGGGACCACAGCCGACTCGTCCTCCCGCTCCTCACAACGCTACCAGACCCTCTCCCAGTCCTCAGACGAG CCTATTGACGAGCCACTGTGCCTCGTGTCGTCGTGGAGCACCCAGCAGGTGTGCCAGTGGCTGAAGGGGTTGAACATGGAGCAGTACATCTCAGAGTTCACTGCCAGGGACATCGACGGGGAGCAGCTCCTCCTGATGGACGGCACCAAGCTCAAG GGTCTGGGAGTGAACAGTTCGACGGACCGCAGTGCACTGAAAAGGCGGATCAGAGACATTCACGCAGCAGCGGAAAAGGAGCGCAAGGCCCTGGACAAACTGGATCGCCAGAAAGAGAAACAGCGCAAAAAGGAACAGGAACTACGCAAGCTAAACACAAGCTAG